A genomic window from Glycine soja cultivar W05 chromosome 10, ASM419377v2, whole genome shotgun sequence includes:
- the LOC114371697 gene encoding WD repeat-containing protein 91 homolog: MGSQYSPLIEVDLQALAARLSTKGSNVETADVDPSGDKNVSLKPTMGLYVQRQNTTVLVALGKICEGGSAIHNVTYADDVVRVSVDKVIEGDAEVPFPTSEIQYVKQALQTFIAWPTNLVKKVSHEESDTSPKKLPETDERGTNDFDHDPLRQLTKSLYFMYDTPVELKIWTYDTSTPVSRNATIYCSTEILSLDWECKSDRLLLIGTSDGCIKAWNVDAKRVVCDLNTTEAFPSVLDIKCSPVEPIFVSAAASGGAGSNYIDNLGFASLTVWNMKTWKAMTVLPLGEDPPAITSLCFNHNGKILAASAVDGMIHMFDMSAGLQITGWPAHDSSISSILFGPDETSIFSLGSDGKIFEWSLQNQGQILWSRDSSRFCYPLNDSKYCRHEMALDANGRRLLVTSSSFRAPIYQVNDSW, translated from the exons ATGGGATCACAATACTCTCCCCTTATTGAGGTGGATTTACAGGCATTGGCTGCACGTCTTAGCACTAAAGGAAGTAATGTAGAAACTGCTGATGTTGACCCATCAGGCGACAAAAATGTGAGCTTAAAACCCACTATGGGGTTATACGTGCAACGACAAAATACTACAGTGTTGGTGGCCTTGGGGAAAATATGTGAGGGTGGATCAGCCATTCACAATGTCACTTATGCTGATGATGTTGTGAGGGTGAGTGTTGACAAAGTTATAGAAGGTGATGCCGAAGTGCCCTTCCCGACATCAGAGATTCAATATGTCAAGCAGGCTCTTCAAACATTCATTGCATGGCCAACAAATCTTGTGAAAAAAGTGTCACATGAG GAGTCCGATACTAGTCCAAAGAAACTTCCTGAAACAGATGAAAGAGGGACGAATGATTTTGACCATGATCCGTTGCGTCAACTGACTAAGAGCCTATATTTCATGTACGACACACCTGTTGAGTTGAA GATATGGACATATGATACATCAACTCCAGTGTCTAGAAATGCAACCATATATTGCAGCACTGAAATTTTGTCACTTGACTGGGAATGTAAATCAGACCGCTTG CTTCTTATAGGTACATCCGATGGGTGCATTAAGGCATGGAATGTGGATGCAAAGAGAGTTGTCTGTGACCTCAACACAACCGAAGCATTTCCAAG TGTATTGGACATAAAGTGCAGTCCTGTGGAACCTATTTTTGTGTCTGCAGCAGCATCTGGAGG GGCTGGTTCTAACTATATTGACAACCTGGGTTTTGCTTCACTTACTGTGTGGAACATGAAGACATGGAAAGCCATG ACAGTCCTTCCTCTTGGAGAAGATCCACCAGCAATTACTTCTCTATGCTTTAATCACAATGGAAAGATTTTGGCAGCTTCTGCCGTTGATGGAATGATTCACATGTTTG ACATGTCTGCTGGTCTACAAATCACTGGCTGGCCTGCACATGATTCTTCCATCAGTTCAATTCTGTTTGGACCAGATGAGACTAGCATTTTTAGCCTGGGCTCTGATGGGAAG ATTTTTGAGTGGAGTTTGCAAAATCAAGGTCAAATCCTGTGGTCGAGAGACTCTAGTAG GTTCTGTTACCCCCTCAATGATTCAAAATATTGCAGACATGAGATGGCATTAGATGCAAATGGGAGGAGACTCTTGGTAACATCCAGTTCATTTAGAGCACCCATATACCAGGTTAATGATTCGTGGTGA
- the LOC114369496 gene encoding light-mediated development protein DET1-like isoform X1 has protein sequence MDTTEIVSFYQNSPDELYLLFEQFCDHFHATSRNSMYMNFISSHSNNIHALEQLRSIKDKASSSAQADKAIAEIEAKCGQKIEECKEEQRQQLMRIEDEHTLLVSIEKVLNLKLLAA, from the exons ATGGATACAACTGAAATTGTATCATTTTATCAG AATTCACCAGACGAGCTTTATCTGTTGTTTGAGCAGTTCTGTGACCACTTCCATGCAACATCAAGGAATTCAATGTATATGAATTTCATATCTTCTCATTCAAATAATATCCACGCACTGGAACAGCTCCGGAGCATTAAAGATAAGGCAAGCAGCTCTGCACAG GCTGACAAAGCCATTGCAGAAATTGAGGCAAAGTGTGGCCAAAAAATTGAAGAATGCAAAGAAGAACAAAGGCAGCAGTTGATGCGCATTGAAGATGAACACACGTTGCTCGTAAGCATAGAAAAagtcttgaatttgaaattattggcTGCTTAG
- the LOC114369496 gene encoding synaptonemal complex protein ZEP1-like isoform X2, protein MIVNSFAHMISTKPVDRYTRPEFTENGPLAIDSKQAINHIKRKYELENMEIVNKEKEKADKAIAEIEAKCGQKIEECKEEQRQQLMRIEDEHTLLVSIEKVLNLKLLAA, encoded by the exons AtgattgtaaattcatttgctCATATGATATCAACTAAGCCTGTTGATCGATATACAAGACCAGAATTTACAG agAATGGGCCGTTGGCAATTGATTCTAAACAGGCTATTAATCATATTAAGAGGAAGTATGAGTTGGAGAATATGGAAATTGTGaacaaggaaaaagaaaag GCTGACAAAGCCATTGCAGAAATTGAGGCAAAGTGTGGCCAAAAAATTGAAGAATGCAAAGAAGAACAAAGGCAGCAGTTGATGCGCATTGAAGATGAACACACGTTGCTCGTAAGCATAGAAAAagtcttgaatttgaaattattggcTGCTTAG
- the LOC114369496 gene encoding light-mediated development protein DET1-like isoform X3: MDTTEIVSFYQNSPDELYLLFEQFCDHFHATSRNSMYMNFISSHSNNIHALEQLRSIKDKASSSAQADKAIAEIEAKCGQKIEECKEEQRQQLMRIEDEHTLLRSKH; encoded by the exons ATGGATACAACTGAAATTGTATCATTTTATCAG AATTCACCAGACGAGCTTTATCTGTTGTTTGAGCAGTTCTGTGACCACTTCCATGCAACATCAAGGAATTCAATGTATATGAATTTCATATCTTCTCATTCAAATAATATCCACGCACTGGAACAGCTCCGGAGCATTAAAGATAAGGCAAGCAGCTCTGCACAG GCTGACAAAGCCATTGCAGAAATTGAGGCAAAGTGTGGCCAAAAAATTGAAGAATGCAAAGAAGAACAAAGGCAGCAGTTGATGCGCATTGAAGATGAACACACGTTGCTC AGATCAAAGCATTGA
- the LOC114371698 gene encoding uncharacterized protein LOC114371698 encodes MDRSWMKAKRISDEYENGVEQFLLFTQLNAESLRGNYFCPCVKCLNGRRQSVDEIRSHLICYGIIPNYTKWIWHGESADIPAVSQSQAVHEDSGERIEEMIRDLGQETFEQAHAPLYDTIERDSNTPLYQGCTSFTRLSAVLALVNLKARFGWSDKSFTELLVLLKNMLPEQNTLPKNHYEAKKILCPVGMEYKKIHACPNDCILYRNEYAELRQCPTCGVSRYKVQHDELTDDAGTKNCRPAKVCWYLPIIPRFKRLFANAHDAKNLSWHSDDRKSDGLLRHPADSPQWKTIDRLYPEFGDEPRNLRLALASDGMNPYGSLSSNHSSWPVLLMIYNLPPWLCILRKYIILCMMIAGPRQPGNDIDVYLTPLIEDLKQLWEEGVDVWDANVQQTFRLRTMVFCTINDFPAYGNLSGYSVKGHHACPICEKNTSFIQLKHGKKTVYTRHRRFLKAFHPYRRLKKAFNGSQENEGPPEALTGNQVHDRVKDIVTVFGKSQKKTSSPNNMWKKRSIFFDLPYWSDLYVRKTKDGLKCRQDLVDMGIREQLHPISQGRRTYLPPACHTLSTAEKKSFCQCLRNVKVPQGYSSNIKSLVALNDLKLVGLKSHDCHVLMQQLLPVAIRGILPDKVRVAITRLCFLFNAICSKVINPHQLDDLENEAAIVICQLEMYFPPSFFDIMVHLIVHLVREIRLCGPVFLRWMYPIERYMKVLKGYTKNQYRPEASIVERYVAEEAIEFCSQYMETVEAVGVPKIRHDRTRGGQGTRGFNVVTMSRQDVSQAHLYILNNTQEVVPYIQTHKQYLTSINPKLNMMKLLQEHNRTFMNWFKETIMTDDNASKTLRLLAIGPNLNVPTWQGYDINNYSFYTKSQDDKSSVQNSGVLVEAHSEHFSRASDNNPIEASMPYFGVIEEIWELDYNQFRVPVFKCNWVNGNTGVHRDEMGFTLVDLNKVGYKEEPFIMAEQARQVFYIQDPNNRTLLVVLQGRPIGVREQIHDASLDICETPHFCTKMPSICEQAEVDDVHAIRNDHAEGLWENIAP; translated from the exons atggatcgaagttggatgaaagcaAAACGCATCAGTGATGAGTATGAGAACGGGGTGGAACAATTTCTACTGTTTACGCAACTTAATGCTGAAAGTTTGAGGGGCAATTATTTTTGCCCATGTGTTAAATGTCTTAATGGTAGACGACAGTCAGTTGATGAAATCCGATCACATCTGATATGTTACGGCATCATTCCAAATTACacaaaatggatatggcatggggaaTCGGCCGACATTCCAGCTGTTTCTCAGTCTCAGGCGGTTCACGAAGACAGCGGAGAGCGTATAGAGGAAATGATCcgtgatcttggacaagagaCTTTTGAGCAAGCGCATGCACCTCTGTATGATACAATAGAACGTGATTCCAACACGCCATTGTATCAGGGGTGCACATCTTTCACGCGGTTGTCAGCTGTGTTAGCTTTGGTAAACTTGAAGGcaagatttgggtggagtgataAAAGCTTCACTGAATTGCTGGTCTTATTGAAGAACATGCTTCCTGAACAAAACACTTTGCCGAAAAATCACTACGAGGCCAAAAAGATTTTGTGTCCAGTGGGAATGGAGTACAAGAAGATCcatgcatgccctaatgattgcatattgtataGAAATGAGTATGCAGAACTACGGCAATGCCCCACGTGTGGGGTATCACGATACAAAGTGCAACACGATGAATTAACTGATGATGCAGGAACCAAAAATTGTCGTCCTGCCAAGGTGTgctggtatcttccaataataccaaggtttaagcgattgTTTGCTAATGCACATGATGCAAAAAACCTTTCATGGCATTCGGATGACCGAAAATCTGATGGATTACTGCGACATCCTGCCGATTCGCCACAGTGGAAGACAATTGATCGTTTGTATCCAGAGTTTGGGGATGAGCCAAGGAACCTAAGGCTTGCTCTTGCttctgatggaatgaatccttaTGGTAGCTTAAGTAGCAACCACAGTTCCTGGCCTGTTTTACTGATGATTTACAACCTTCCCCCATGGTTGTGCATTTTGCGTAAATACATTATCCTGTGTATGATGATCGCGGGTCCAAGGCAGCCAGGGaatgatattgatgtgtatCTTACACCATTAATCGAAGACTTGAAACAATTGTGGGAAGAAGGGGTAGATGTGTGGGATGCAAATGTGCAGCAGACGTTCAGGTTACGCACAATGGTGTTTTGTACTATTAATGATTTTCCAGCATATGGAAATTTAAGTGGATACAGTGTGAAAGGGCATCATGCATGTCCTATCTGTGAGAAAAACACAAGCTTCATCCAACTCAAGCATGGAAAGAAGACAGTATATACCAGACACCGAAGATTTCTAAAAGCTTTTCACCCTTATCgacgattgaaaaaagcttttaatggaagtcaggAGAATGAAGGCCCCCCAGAAGCATTAACTGGAAACCAAGTTCATGATCGTGTAAAGGACATTGTAACCGTGTTTGGCAAGTCCCAGAAGAAGACATCATCTCCCAACAACATGTGGAAGAAACGCtcaatattctttgatcttccatactggtctgatctaTATGTGC ggaagacaaaggatggtttgaaaTGTCGTCAAGACTTGGTTGACATGGGAATACGAGAGCAGTTGCATCCCATATCACAAGGTCGACGAACATATTTACCCCCAGCATGCCACACACTGTCAACAGCAGAGAAGAAAAGTTTTTGTCAATGTCTGCGGAATGTCaaagttccacaaggatactcttcaaatatcaagagccttgtCGCCCTCAATGATCTTAAGTTGGTTGGCTTGAAGTCTCATGATTGCCATGTCTTAATGCAACAATTATTGCCTGTTGCGATTCGCGGCATCTTGCCTGACAAAGTTAGAGTTGCCATAACCCGTTTGTGCTTTCTTTTTAATGCCATATGTAGTAAAGTCATTAATCCTCATCAATTGGATGACTTGGAGAATGAGGCTGCCATTGTCATTTGTCAGTTAGAGATGTATTTCCCaccatcattttttgacatcatggttcacctCATTGTTCATCTTGTGAGGGAAATTCGGTTGTGTGGTCCGGTTTTTTTGCGGTGGATGTATCCAATTGAACGCTACATGAAAGTGTTGAAGGGATATACCAAAAATCAATACCGACCAGAAGCTTCCATTGTAGAAAGGTATGTTGCTgaagaagctattgagttttgttcacAATACATGGAAACAGTTGAAGCTGTGGGGGTACCGAAAATTCGTCATGACCGGACACGAGGAGGTCAAGGGACACGAGGCTTCAATGTTGTTACCATGAGTCGACAAGATGTGTCACAGGCGCATTTgtatatcttgaataacacacaGGAGGTCGTTCCATACATACAAACTCACAAACAATATCTGACATCTATTAACCCAAAATTGAACATGATGAAATTGTTACAAGAGCATAATAGAACTTTCATGAACTGGTTTAAAGAAACAATAATGACTGATGACAATGCTTCCAAAACATTAAGATTGTTGGCTATTGGTCCGAATCTAAATGTCCCTACTTGGCAGGGGTATGACATAAACAATTATTCGTTCTATACAAAGTCACAAGATGATAAAAGTAGTGTGCAGAATAGTGGGGTGCTTGTGGAGGCTCATTCTGAGCACTTTTCTAGAGCATCTGATAACAACCCAATTGAAGCCTCAATGCCTTATTTCGGAGTTATTGAAGAAATCTGGGAGCTTGATTATAATCAATTTAGAGTGCCAGTATTTAAATGTAACTGGGTTAATGGAAATACCGGTGTTCATAGAGATGAAATGGGATTCACTTTAGTAGACCTTAACAAGGTAGGTTACAAGGAGGAACCATTCAtaatggcagaacaagctagacaagtgtTTTACATCCAAGATCCAAATAATCGTACATTATTAGTGGTTCTACAAGGAAGGCCAATTGGTGTTAGGGAACAAATTCATGATGCATCCCTTGACATTTGTGAGACTCCTCATTTTTGCACAAAAATGCCTTCAATATGTGAACAAGCAGAGGTGGATGACGTACATGCGATTCGTAATGATCATGCTGAAGGTTTATGGGAGAACATTGCTCCTTAA